One stretch of Paenibacillus sp. AN1007 DNA includes these proteins:
- a CDS encoding XdhC family protein: MEMHDLCVIAVRETRSVLATVIKVEGHAYRKQGVSMLLTEGGSMYGSISPGCLEDDLLARVGRVLESETMELASYDMRPEDDLSWGETIGCGGLVIVLLEPVIRELRFVMQQMQCFFDAGETVSFTRSFDEGSLHVKYDLARIKPGQVNFSTQKDFTIQKEKPEMFRKQHLSLLSPKGHQAETWNFPLQIMALYRPKPRLIIIGAGNDVIPVARLSQSAGFRVVIADWRASLCTSERFPEAELVQGFPREFFAQLCIDEQDYIILMSHQFLREREMLELLTGSKYAYLGIMGSRTRTARLLEGLTPPEHVHSPVGMPIGADGPEEIAISIASELIACRRKRNSEFPELMTGKRSGVYANDRYPSGGW; the protein is encoded by the coding sequence ATGGAAATGCATGATCTGTGTGTCATTGCAGTCCGGGAAACACGAAGTGTGCTCGCTACTGTCATCAAGGTTGAGGGGCATGCGTACCGCAAGCAGGGAGTCTCGATGCTGCTTACGGAGGGCGGCAGCATGTACGGCAGTATCAGTCCGGGCTGTCTGGAGGATGATCTTCTGGCGCGGGTGGGCCGGGTGCTGGAATCGGAGACGATGGAATTAGCTTCGTATGACATGCGTCCCGAGGATGACTTGTCCTGGGGCGAAACGATCGGCTGCGGTGGTCTTGTCATCGTATTGCTGGAGCCTGTCATCCGGGAGTTGAGATTCGTTATGCAGCAGATGCAGTGCTTTTTTGATGCAGGAGAAACGGTTTCTTTTACCAGGTCCTTCGATGAAGGCTCCCTTCACGTTAAATACGACTTGGCAAGAATAAAGCCAGGCCAAGTAAATTTCAGTACACAGAAAGATTTCACTATACAGAAAGAAAAACCTGAAATGTTTAGAAAACAACATCTGTCACTGCTTTCGCCTAAGGGACATCAGGCAGAGACATGGAATTTTCCTCTACAGATCATGGCGCTCTATAGACCTAAACCGCGTTTGATTATCATCGGAGCAGGTAATGACGTTATCCCTGTTGCACGGCTGTCTCAATCTGCCGGATTCCGTGTCGTTATAGCGGACTGGCGGGCATCGTTATGTACATCAGAACGTTTTCCTGAAGCAGAGCTGGTGCAGGGTTTCCCGCGGGAGTTTTTCGCGCAGCTGTGCATCGATGAGCAGGATTACATCATCCTGATGAGCCACCAGTTCCTGCGAGAACGCGAAATGTTAGAACTGCTCACGGGCAGCAAATATGCCTATCTCGGTATTATGGGTTCACGTACCCGGACAGCTCGTCTGCTCGAAGGACTAACACCACCAGAACATGTGCATAGTCCAGTTGGTATGCCCATCGGTGCAGACGGACCGGAGGAAATTGCGATCAGCATTGCTTCGGAACTGATTGCATGCAGACGTAAGAGAAATTCAGAGTTTCCCGAATTAATGACAGGTAAAAGGAGCGGCGTCTATGCAAACGACAGGTATCCTTCTGGCGGCTGGTAG
- a CDS encoding NTP transferase domain-containing protein — MQTTGILLAAGRSCRLGRDKLAVMMPDGRALAAWTLQAALNASLDQIICVVKPEDSLEWLPAEWLRTAARAYHPDNRLRIVVCRDHAGGMANSLHCGVSAAMDYRPQGVLMLMADQPLITAQDMNRVTTALASHPLCDYAAAADLNDRSGKPPVAFRSHMFGPLLSLRGDEGARRILCNAKYQGIQVSLPQESFWDADTEPQVQQILNYAEKRMWREA; from the coding sequence ATGCAAACGACAGGTATCCTTCTGGCGGCTGGTAGAAGCTGCAGGCTCGGCCGCGATAAACTTGCGGTAATGATGCCGGATGGAAGAGCACTTGCAGCCTGGACACTGCAGGCGGCTCTGAATGCTTCTCTTGATCAGATTATCTGTGTGGTTAAGCCGGAAGATTCCCTTGAATGGTTGCCTGCCGAGTGGCTTCGTACAGCAGCCCGCGCGTATCATCCTGACAACAGATTACGAATTGTAGTATGCAGAGATCATGCCGGCGGTATGGCCAACTCGCTGCATTGCGGTGTATCGGCAGCTATGGATTATAGGCCGCAGGGTGTGTTGATGCTGATGGCCGATCAGCCCCTTATAACAGCTCAGGACATGAATCGTGTCACGACAGCGCTGGCTTCTCACCCGCTGTGTGATTATGCTGCGGCTGCGGACTTGAACGATCGGAGCGGTAAACCACCGGTTGCTTTTCGCTCACATATGTTTGGTCCGCTGCTGTCCCTTCGTGGAGATGAAGGAGCCCGCAGGATACTTTGTAACGCGAAGTATCAAGGTATACAAGTGTCGTTACCTCAAGAGAGCTTCTGGGATGCAGATACAGAGCCGCAGGTGCAGCAGATTCTGAATTATGCAGAAAAACGGATGTGGAGAGAGGCATAA